Proteins from a genomic interval of Amycolatopsis sp. cg13:
- a CDS encoding ABC transporter ATP-binding protein, with product MSGSLPVADKRAVRHEALRLLRADPRAVTVIVLLNCAAAALGLAAPWLVGEIVNRVAAGAEVSTVDFLAVGIVAFAVAQLLVTRFARYAAFRFGERSLASLRERFVDDTLVLPVSVVERAGVGDLITRGSSDVAQVGGTLRDAVPDLFVSVVQAVFILGAVFALHPLLGLCALAGIPLMWCVTRWYLNRSRTAYLAEGEANSALADAMAATAEGARSVEVFGLQQQRIDASERAISASYAARMRTLSLRTVFIPGTVFAHSIPVAATLVGGGAAHRAGLLSLGAVIAAGLYLWQLVDPLDHVLFWLEQLQSSGASLARIKGVAEAAADDEPTAEVPVDDRIEVKALRYAYHGAADVLHDLDLTVHPGERLAIVGPSGAGKSTLGRLLAGMDTPRTGSVTLGGVDVHRLAPGRALLVTQEHHVFLGTLRDNLAMAAPEAPDDRLAWALEAVGWAETLPDGLDTELGDPTRGDHPLDPAQAQQIALARVLLADPHTVILDETTAMLDPNAARRIERSLAAVLEGRTVIAIAHRLHTAYDADRVAVLEHGRLTELGSHADLLAAQGTYAALWRSWHS from the coding sequence GTGAGCGGCTCGCTGCCCGTCGCGGACAAACGCGCGGTACGCCACGAGGCCCTGCGACTCCTGCGCGCCGACCCGCGCGCCGTGACCGTGATCGTCCTCCTGAACTGCGCGGCGGCGGCTCTCGGCCTCGCCGCCCCGTGGCTCGTCGGCGAGATCGTCAACCGGGTCGCCGCGGGCGCTGAAGTGTCCACTGTGGACTTCCTGGCCGTCGGGATCGTCGCCTTCGCCGTGGCGCAGCTGCTGGTCACCCGTTTCGCGCGGTACGCGGCTTTCCGGTTCGGGGAACGGTCGCTGGCCAGCCTGCGCGAGCGGTTCGTGGACGACACTCTCGTCCTGCCGGTGTCCGTGGTGGAACGCGCGGGCGTCGGCGACCTGATCACGCGCGGCTCCAGCGACGTCGCGCAGGTCGGCGGCACCCTCCGCGACGCGGTCCCGGACCTGTTCGTCTCGGTGGTGCAAGCGGTGTTCATCCTCGGGGCCGTCTTCGCGCTGCATCCGCTGCTCGGCCTGTGCGCGCTCGCGGGCATCCCGCTGATGTGGTGCGTGACGCGGTGGTACCTCAACCGGTCCCGGACCGCCTACCTCGCCGAGGGCGAAGCGAACTCCGCGCTCGCCGACGCCATGGCCGCCACCGCCGAAGGCGCCCGGTCCGTCGAGGTGTTCGGCCTTCAGCAGCAGCGGATCGACGCCTCGGAACGCGCGATCTCAGCCTCGTACGCCGCCCGGATGCGGACGTTGTCGCTCCGAACGGTCTTCATCCCCGGAACAGTGTTCGCCCACTCGATCCCCGTCGCGGCGACGCTCGTCGGGGGCGGCGCCGCGCACCGGGCCGGGCTGCTCAGCCTCGGCGCGGTGATCGCGGCCGGACTGTACCTGTGGCAGCTCGTGGACCCGCTCGATCACGTCCTGTTCTGGCTGGAGCAACTGCAAAGCAGCGGTGCGTCCCTGGCGAGAATCAAAGGCGTCGCTGAAGCCGCGGCCGACGACGAGCCGACCGCCGAGGTGCCCGTCGACGACCGGATCGAAGTCAAGGCCCTGCGCTACGCCTACCACGGCGCCGCCGACGTCCTCCACGATCTGGACCTGACCGTGCACCCCGGCGAACGGCTGGCGATCGTCGGCCCGTCCGGCGCGGGCAAATCCACGCTGGGCCGGTTGCTGGCCGGAATGGACACCCCGCGAACGGGCAGCGTCACCCTCGGCGGCGTCGACGTGCACCGGCTCGCCCCCGGCCGGGCGCTGCTGGTCACGCAGGAACACCACGTGTTCCTCGGAACGCTGCGGGACAACCTGGCCATGGCGGCCCCCGAAGCCCCCGACGACCGGCTCGCTTGGGCGCTGGAGGCGGTCGGCTGGGCCGAAACCCTTCCGGACGGCCTGGACACCGAACTCGGCGACCCGACTCGCGGTGACCATCCGCTCGATCCCGCCCAGGCGCAACAAATCGCACTCGCTCGCGTCCTGCTGGCCGACCCGCACACGGTGATCCTCGACGAGACCACCGCGATGCTCGACCCGAACGCGGCGCGCCGAATCGAACGATCCCTCGCCGCGGTCCTGGAAGGCCGGACGGTGATCGCGATCGCCCACCGCCTGCACACGGCGTATGACGCCGACCGCGTCGCGGTGCTGGAACACGGGAGGCTCACGGAACTCGGAAGCCACGCGGATTTGCTTGCCGCACAGGGAACTTACGCGGCACTGTGGCGGTCGTGGCACAGCTGA
- a CDS encoding type VII secretion protein EccE: MTHPGEAHPGRRASAPARPVADPVPLARPIGQGQRIPVPADAQAAARTAALAALTAARAAAPSPVATYAQPWRPVVTTPPPPVHLPVERRRRWGALQIVCGQLVLVAAVLAIGRPWPVAATIGLGAVALLTLTSLRYRGRWGYEWLSLSLGYALRDRERELADADETGRALLRTLSPEGSGHPGQLGDDPVFLFSRTDGISAVLRPNSLPPTPIPGPEALLPPAEPGTGFVAQVLYHAGVDRRQPPRIWLALQALRTVERYEDDAVRQALTNALRRVQRRLRRDGVPTSPLGEPEFLGSIASLAHVTAGRTRVREQWRLWHSGPVSQTAFRLDGWSALPPATTPRLIHAVLSATSQTAVTLSLTARRSGGVPEVAAVVRVASPHAAAVEQAGQVLAQLAEEWGLRLDRLEGRQSDGLTATLPLGAVC; this comes from the coding sequence GTGACCCATCCCGGCGAGGCACATCCCGGCCGGCGCGCCAGCGCCCCGGCGCGACCGGTCGCCGACCCGGTGCCGCTCGCCCGGCCGATCGGCCAGGGCCAGCGGATCCCCGTGCCGGCGGATGCCCAGGCAGCGGCCCGCACCGCGGCACTGGCCGCCTTGACCGCGGCGAGAGCAGCGGCTCCTTCCCCGGTGGCGACCTATGCGCAGCCGTGGCGCCCGGTCGTGACGACACCGCCGCCTCCAGTGCACCTTCCGGTTGAGCGACGTCGCCGGTGGGGCGCACTGCAGATCGTCTGCGGGCAACTGGTGCTGGTGGCCGCTGTCCTGGCGATCGGCCGACCATGGCCGGTGGCGGCCACGATCGGACTCGGCGCCGTGGCGCTGCTGACCCTGACCTCACTGCGGTACCGCGGCCGCTGGGGCTACGAATGGCTGTCGCTTTCCCTGGGCTACGCGCTGCGCGACCGGGAACGCGAACTGGCCGACGCCGACGAGACCGGCCGCGCCCTGCTGCGCACGCTGTCGCCGGAAGGTTCCGGACATCCCGGGCAACTCGGCGACGATCCGGTGTTCCTCTTCAGCCGCACGGACGGGATCTCCGCTGTCCTGCGTCCGAACTCGCTTCCGCCGACTCCGATCCCGGGCCCCGAAGCGCTGCTGCCGCCCGCCGAACCTGGCACCGGTTTCGTCGCGCAGGTGCTCTATCACGCGGGTGTCGACCGTCGGCAACCGCCTCGGATTTGGCTTGCGCTGCAAGCATTGCGCACTGTCGAGCGCTACGAGGACGATGCGGTGCGCCAAGCGCTGACCAATGCGCTGCGACGCGTGCAGCGTCGCCTACGCCGCGACGGCGTGCCGACGAGTCCGTTGGGAGAGCCCGAGTTTCTCGGCTCCATCGCGTCGCTCGCGCACGTGACCGCTGGCCGCACCCGAGTCCGGGAACAGTGGCGGCTTTGGCACAGCGGCCCGGTGTCTCAGACGGCGTTCCGGCTGGACGGCTGGTCCGCGCTCCCGCCTGCGACGACTCCCCGGCTGATCCACGCGGTGCTGAGCGCAACGTCCCAGACCGCGGTGACGCTGTCGCTGACCGCCCGCCGTTCGGGTGGGGTGCCTGAGGTAGCGGCCGTCGTGCGCGTCGCCTCTCCGCATGCGGCGGCGGTCGAGCAGGCGGGGCAGGTGCTGGCTCAGCTTGCCGAGGAATGGGGGCTGCGGCTGGATCGGCTTGAGGGGCGGCAGAGCGACGGGCTGACCGCTACTTTGCCGCTGGGGGCGGTTTGCTGA
- a CDS encoding fibronectin type III domain-containing protein, protein MTTETPRARRAAMFRLGTVVVAALAVVGIAVTGHASLPTDLQFADAGHWVYNTSSQSAVHVDGATGQVDAQAAVPGAEAGSPVAQGGRSGYVVDRTRITEFSKSTLGVESSKAPPSAEEPVVLEVAGGPYLVYRNAGQIARLGDPAATAPTGGPLSAPVTTSDGTLWVHRIDNGSICDLPRGATLLTCPAQLPQGHDASLSVVGDRPVVLDTTASVLRSVGANGLGEPADLGLSLPATAQVASDDVDGRLAVVDPDHGQLHLIDAAGLLQNRPVARPVSVPLEKGGHYAGPVATAHTVAVVDQARHEVRTYDSKGALKSSKAVPEGGGEPRLSLGQDHRIYVDNHDGSHMVVVDGGDGVAADVDVSAKTQPKPTPPPQPETTPSSQPPAPPGPPAQRDNPPPPVAKPTPPGAPRNVRATAGTGSATVMWSSAPSNGSRVVRYVVSWSGGSTTVDGARSRVTVDGLANGQSYSFSVAAENSAGRGAAASSRSVVPGGAAEAPKVTATVGSNGAVSVSWTTPDLHGADLDHYAVSASGQGDRSVSGTSTSFQGLSGTVTFTVRAITSYGSGQLTGSPGSARATVASGPPSVKITSVRSTNALIVTVNADPNGGAATCQASFMGATSPSKSCSGTTQLTISNVIWGGAITIKATIRNSAGSASDSWTGVPTTS, encoded by the coding sequence GTGACCACAGAAACGCCGCGCGCGAGGCGCGCCGCCATGTTCCGGCTGGGGACGGTCGTCGTCGCCGCACTGGCCGTGGTCGGCATCGCCGTCACCGGGCACGCCTCGCTGCCCACGGACCTGCAGTTCGCGGACGCCGGGCACTGGGTCTACAACACCTCGTCGCAGTCGGCGGTGCACGTCGACGGCGCGACCGGCCAGGTCGACGCCCAGGCGGCGGTCCCCGGCGCGGAGGCGGGCAGCCCGGTGGCACAAGGCGGCCGGTCGGGCTACGTCGTCGACCGGACGCGGATCACCGAGTTCAGCAAGTCGACGCTCGGCGTGGAGAGCAGCAAAGCGCCGCCGTCGGCCGAGGAACCGGTCGTGCTGGAGGTCGCGGGCGGCCCGTACCTCGTGTACCGCAACGCCGGGCAGATCGCGCGCCTCGGCGACCCGGCGGCCACCGCGCCGACCGGCGGTCCGCTGTCCGCGCCGGTGACGACGTCCGACGGCACGCTTTGGGTGCACCGCATCGACAACGGCTCGATCTGCGACCTCCCGCGCGGCGCCACGCTCTTGACCTGCCCCGCGCAGCTGCCGCAGGGCCACGACGCGTCGCTTTCGGTCGTCGGCGACCGGCCCGTCGTGCTCGACACGACGGCCAGCGTGCTCCGCTCGGTCGGCGCGAACGGGCTCGGCGAACCGGCCGACCTCGGGCTTTCGCTGCCCGCGACCGCGCAGGTGGCGAGCGACGACGTCGACGGCCGGCTCGCCGTCGTCGACCCGGACCACGGCCAGCTGCACCTGATCGACGCCGCCGGCCTGCTGCAGAACCGTCCGGTCGCGCGGCCGGTGTCGGTCCCGCTGGAGAAGGGCGGCCACTACGCGGGCCCGGTCGCGACGGCGCACACCGTCGCCGTGGTCGACCAGGCCCGGCACGAGGTGCGCACCTACGACAGCAAGGGCGCGCTGAAGAGCAGCAAGGCGGTGCCCGAGGGCGGCGGCGAGCCGCGGCTGTCGCTCGGCCAGGACCACCGGATCTACGTCGACAACCACGACGGCTCGCACATGGTCGTCGTCGACGGCGGCGACGGCGTGGCCGCGGACGTGGACGTCAGCGCGAAGACGCAGCCCAAGCCGACTCCGCCGCCGCAGCCGGAGACCACGCCCAGCAGCCAGCCGCCCGCGCCGCCGGGTCCGCCCGCGCAGCGGGACAATCCGCCTCCGCCGGTCGCGAAGCCGACCCCGCCGGGCGCGCCGCGCAACGTCCGCGCGACCGCGGGCACCGGTTCGGCCACGGTGATGTGGTCGTCCGCTCCCAGCAACGGTTCCCGAGTAGTCCGGTATGTCGTTTCCTGGTCCGGCGGTTCGACCACAGTGGACGGTGCGCGGTCGCGGGTCACCGTGGACGGGTTGGCCAACGGCCAGTCCTATTCCTTCAGCGTGGCCGCGGAAAACTCCGCGGGCCGGGGCGCGGCGGCGAGTTCCCGCTCGGTCGTGCCGGGCGGAGCCGCCGAGGCGCCGAAGGTCACCGCGACCGTCGGGTCGAACGGCGCGGTTTCGGTGAGCTGGACGACCCCGGACCTGCACGGAGCAGACCTCGACCACTACGCGGTGAGCGCGTCCGGACAGGGCGACCGGTCGGTGTCCGGGACGTCGACCAGCTTCCAAGGACTGAGCGGCACCGTCACTTTCACGGTCCGGGCGATCACCTCGTACGGCTCGGGGCAGCTCACCGGCAGCCCCGGTTCGGCGCGGGCGACTGTCGCGTCCGGCCCGCCGTCGGTGAAGATCACGAGCGTGCGCAGCACGAACGCGCTGATCGTGACGGTCAACGCGGACCCCAACGGCGGCGCGGCCACCTGCCAGGCCTCGTTCATGGGCGCGACTTCGCCCTCGAAGTCCTGTTCCGGCACCACTCAGCTCACGATTTCCAACGTGATCTGGGGAGGCGCGATCACTATCAAGGCTACGATCCGGAATTCCGCGGGTTCGGCGAGCGACAGCTGGACCGGCGTTCCGACCACTTCATGA
- a CDS encoding MoxR family ATPase, with protein MSFTPKAAYDLIADNVQTVLRGHPDVVRMAVAALFAEGHLLIEDVPGVGKTTLARCLAASVGGRWNRIQFTPDLLPGDILGVMVYHQHAEQFQFHPGGIFANVVLADEINRGTPKTQAALLEAMAERRVTVDAVTQPVPRPFLVVATQNPIEMEGTYRLPEAQLDRFLMRLSVGYPSHDAEVMVVMGDCAGVTADELRPVLRIEDVQQVIARVRQAYLAPEVVSYAVRLAAASRSHPAVRYGVSPRGSIALIRAGQGLAATHGRDYVTPDDVKDVALPVLCHRLVLTPDAELNQRRPEDVVAELLADTAAPTAAPGR; from the coding sequence GTGAGCTTCACGCCGAAAGCGGCCTACGACCTCATTGCCGACAACGTGCAGACGGTGCTGCGCGGCCATCCGGACGTCGTCCGGATGGCGGTCGCGGCGCTGTTCGCCGAAGGGCATCTGCTGATCGAGGACGTGCCCGGCGTCGGGAAGACCACGTTGGCGCGCTGTCTCGCGGCCAGTGTCGGCGGCCGGTGGAACCGCATCCAGTTCACCCCGGACCTGCTGCCCGGCGACATCCTCGGCGTGATGGTCTACCACCAGCACGCCGAGCAGTTCCAGTTCCACCCCGGCGGGATCTTCGCGAACGTGGTGCTCGCCGACGAAATCAACCGCGGCACCCCGAAAACGCAGGCGGCGCTGCTCGAGGCGATGGCCGAACGCCGCGTCACGGTCGACGCGGTCACCCAGCCGGTGCCGAGGCCGTTCCTGGTGGTGGCGACCCAGAACCCGATCGAGATGGAGGGCACCTACCGGCTGCCGGAGGCGCAGCTGGACCGGTTCCTGATGCGGTTGTCGGTCGGCTATCCGAGCCACGACGCGGAAGTGATGGTCGTGATGGGCGACTGCGCGGGCGTCACCGCCGACGAACTGCGGCCGGTGCTGCGGATCGAAGACGTGCAGCAGGTCATCGCCCGCGTGCGGCAGGCGTACCTCGCGCCCGAGGTCGTTTCGTACGCGGTCCGCCTCGCCGCGGCGAGCCGCAGCCATCCGGCCGTGCGCTACGGCGTGAGCCCGCGCGGCAGCATCGCGCTGATCCGTGCCGGGCAAGGCCTCGCGGCCACGCACGGCCGCGATTACGTGACCCCGGACGACGTGAAGGACGTGGCGCTTCCGGTGCTGTGCCACCGGCTGGTGCTGACCCCGGACGCCGAATTGAACCAGCGGCGGCCCGAGGACGTCGTGGCCGAACTGCTCGCCGACACCGCCGCCCCGACGGCCGCGCCCGGGCGCTGA
- a CDS encoding DUF58 domain-containing protein — MRLTRRGIAALAGAVLGYGLGELAGYPLLRVLAGIVAGAVLAAVLVTRARPKAEVSRSVHPERIERGRPALATLAVRNESERRHGGFSAQDCVGADTREVQVRALAPGAAATYHYELPTSARGRLEVGPLVLHRSDPFGFARADRTLGAAACLWVYPRLNPMRPAASGHPRHHHDGPITDPPLRGSADLLAVREYMLGDEVRHLHWKASARTGRLMVRDYADPAQSRLTAVLDTRSDAMWPEVFEEAVEVVASLLYASAMAGQHCRLLTSSGLETPVGSGVPTARLLLDELCLAAQDSDDSLLLPAARLAGARPGGALVVVTGPQADLGAALRWRPDTVIRLGVREPGVRAGSIDAVDAADAAAKWNARGEG; from the coding sequence GTGCGGCTCACCCGCCGCGGAATCGCGGCGCTCGCCGGTGCTGTGCTGGGCTACGGGCTCGGCGAACTGGCCGGATACCCGCTGCTGCGCGTGCTCGCCGGGATCGTGGCGGGCGCCGTGCTCGCCGCGGTGCTCGTGACCCGGGCCCGGCCGAAGGCGGAGGTCTCGCGGTCCGTTCACCCGGAACGCATCGAACGCGGCCGTCCGGCACTGGCGACTTTGGCGGTGCGCAACGAAAGCGAGCGACGGCACGGCGGGTTCTCCGCGCAGGACTGCGTTGGCGCGGACACGCGCGAGGTGCAGGTCCGCGCGCTCGCGCCCGGTGCTGCGGCGACCTACCACTACGAGCTTCCGACTAGTGCGCGCGGCAGGCTCGAGGTCGGGCCGCTGGTGCTGCACCGATCGGATCCGTTCGGGTTCGCGCGCGCCGACCGGACGCTGGGCGCGGCGGCGTGCCTGTGGGTGTATCCGCGGCTGAACCCGATGCGCCCGGCCGCTTCCGGCCATCCGCGCCACCACCACGACGGCCCGATCACCGACCCGCCGCTGCGCGGTTCGGCGGACCTGCTGGCCGTGCGCGAGTACATGCTCGGCGACGAAGTCCGGCACCTGCACTGGAAAGCCAGCGCGCGAACCGGACGATTGATGGTGCGCGACTACGCCGATCCGGCACAGTCGCGGCTCACCGCGGTGCTCGACACCCGGTCGGACGCGATGTGGCCGGAGGTCTTCGAAGAAGCCGTCGAAGTCGTGGCGTCGTTGCTGTACGCGTCCGCGATGGCGGGCCAGCACTGCCGGTTGCTGACGTCGTCCGGGCTCGAAACCCCAGTGGGGAGCGGGGTTCCGACGGCCCGCTTGCTGCTGGACGAACTCTGTCTGGCCGCGCAGGATTCGGACGATTCGCTGCTGCTGCCCGCGGCGCGGCTCGCCGGTGCGCGGCCGGGCGGGGCGCTGGTCGTGGTCACCGGACCGCAGGCCGATCTCGGGGCGGCGCTGCGCTGGCGGCCGGACACCGTGATCCGGCTGGGCGTTCGCGAGCCGGGCGTGCGCGCCGGTTCGATCGACGCGGTGGATGCGGCGGACGCGGCGGCGAAGTGGAATGCCCGGGGCGAAGGGTGA
- a CDS encoding DUF3488 and DUF4129 domain-containing transglutaminase family protein — MNARLAVTGLLGSTAVAGLLFAPVFGLSALLLPVLVVVLLGYASAELCLRLPRLSAWRPLIVLVAGLLGIVETTLFSTTISGLPTGASLQGLSHGLTESWLQTLQSTWPARPDAGQLLFVPLAVLLAVVLGLELLLRLRMPLVALLPSLAVAGLAQAYQALTGFTALYAAVAYFAPAGLLLWASRSGGGSLRLRRPSGSAMVAVLPLVVAIAAGALAFGGLDPAGRVPFRLADGHPVPPPQTPVSNPLDEIAGQLADPARPVFSYRSTAPVDRWRLVVLNGFDGANWSAEPKLRRLGARIDGVPGAPEVSAELSVPPLSGPWLPSQPGLTSVTGAAPLVDPGAGVLLSASPGGQTDYRMTWSAPEADPKSLATAPVDADAPGGLSGVGAVPDDVARLAWTAVHGLRPTFQSALQLQRFLQQNYQLAVGDDLPTGASWPQLRQFLTVSKRGTSEQFAAAYVALARITGIPARLVVGYRGADTAGAHVVHAGDALAWPEVAVAGVGWVPLDPTKSAATSAKSSGLAGAAGRAQSQLPPLEKLQPPVAPPDSKPEAASFVSGSAGWPWWIAAAVVPGLMLCALVAVPLAKLLRTRRRRRRLGKDAIFGAWAEARDRLRAHGVAYRVGMTPRDLAESAGSALGERVRDPVLRLSGVMDSALWSRFPPSESAVGVAWMEIRELRRALAGRPLPSRVRAVFDPRSLFRRSA; from the coding sequence GTGAACGCCCGGTTGGCGGTGACCGGACTGCTCGGCTCCACCGCGGTGGCCGGGTTGTTGTTCGCACCCGTTTTCGGATTGTCGGCGCTGCTGTTGCCGGTGCTCGTGGTCGTGCTGCTCGGCTATGCGAGCGCCGAACTGTGCCTTCGCTTGCCTCGGCTCTCGGCGTGGCGTCCGCTGATCGTGCTGGTCGCCGGATTGCTCGGAATCGTTGAGACCACGCTGTTTTCGACCACCATCTCCGGGCTGCCGACGGGAGCCTCGCTTCAGGGATTGAGCCATGGCCTGACCGAGAGCTGGCTGCAAACCCTGCAATCGACCTGGCCCGCGCGGCCGGACGCCGGACAGCTGTTGTTCGTGCCGCTGGCGGTGCTGCTGGCCGTCGTGCTCGGGCTGGAACTGTTGCTGCGCCTGCGAATGCCGCTCGTGGCACTGCTGCCGAGCCTGGCGGTGGCGGGTCTGGCGCAGGCGTATCAGGCGCTTACCGGTTTTACCGCGCTGTACGCCGCCGTCGCGTATTTCGCGCCAGCCGGACTGCTGCTGTGGGCGTCGCGGTCTGGCGGCGGTTCTCTGCGGCTTCGGCGGCCGTCCGGTTCGGCCATGGTGGCGGTGCTGCCGCTGGTGGTGGCGATCGCCGCCGGAGCACTCGCTTTCGGCGGACTCGACCCGGCGGGGCGGGTGCCGTTCCGGCTCGCCGACGGCCATCCGGTGCCGCCCCCGCAAACCCCGGTCAGCAACCCCCTCGACGAGATCGCCGGGCAGCTGGCCGATCCGGCGCGTCCGGTGTTCAGCTACCGAAGCACGGCTCCGGTCGACCGGTGGCGGCTGGTCGTGCTGAACGGGTTCGACGGGGCGAACTGGTCGGCCGAACCGAAACTGCGCCGGCTGGGCGCGCGGATCGACGGCGTGCCCGGCGCGCCGGAGGTCTCGGCTGAGCTGAGCGTGCCGCCGCTGTCCGGGCCGTGGCTGCCGAGCCAGCCCGGCTTGACCAGCGTGACCGGCGCCGCGCCGCTGGTGGATCCCGGTGCGGGCGTGCTGCTTTCGGCATCCCCGGGCGGGCAGACCGACTACCGGATGACCTGGTCGGCCCCGGAAGCTGATCCGAAATCTCTAGCCACAGCACCAGTCGACGCGGACGCGCCGGGCGGCCTCAGCGGTGTCGGCGCGGTGCCCGACGACGTCGCGCGGCTCGCCTGGACCGCGGTGCACGGCCTGCGCCCGACGTTCCAATCCGCCTTGCAACTGCAGCGATTCCTCCAGCAGAACTACCAGCTCGCGGTCGGCGACGACCTGCCGACCGGGGCGTCCTGGCCGCAGTTGCGGCAGTTCCTGACCGTGTCGAAACGCGGGACGAGCGAACAGTTCGCCGCCGCGTACGTCGCGCTGGCCCGGATCACCGGCATCCCCGCCCGGCTCGTGGTCGGCTATCGCGGTGCCGACACCGCCGGAGCGCACGTCGTGCACGCCGGGGATGCACTGGCGTGGCCGGAGGTGGCGGTCGCCGGGGTCGGCTGGGTGCCGCTGGACCCGACGAAGTCCGCCGCGACGTCCGCCAAGTCGTCCGGGCTGGCGGGTGCGGCGGGACGGGCGCAGTCGCAGTTGCCGCCGCTGGAAAAACTCCAGCCGCCGGTGGCGCCGCCGGACAGCAAACCGGAAGCGGCTTCGTTCGTCTCCGGATCGGCTGGCTGGCCGTGGTGGATCGCCGCGGCAGTCGTACCCGGGCTGATGCTGTGCGCGCTGGTCGCCGTGCCCTTGGCGAAGCTTCTTCGGACGAGACGCCGACGCCGCCGCCTCGGCAAAGACGCGATTTTCGGTGCGTGGGCGGAAGCCCGGGACCGGCTGCGCGCCCACGGCGTCGCTTACCGGGTGGGAATGACACCCCGGGACCTGGCGGAATCGGCCGGGTCGGCGCTGGGGGAGCGGGTGCGGGATCCGGTGCTGCGGCTGTCCGGGGTGATGGATTCGGCGCTGTGGTCGCGATTCCCGCCGTCGGAGAGCGCGGTCGGCGTGGCGTGGATGGAAATCCGGGAACTGCGCCGGGCGCTGGCCGGACGTCCCTTGCCGAGCCGGGTGCGCGCGGTCTTCGACCCGCGTTCGTTGTTTCGGCGGTCTGCTTAG